From the Deinococcus sonorensis KR-87 genome, the window GCCGAGGTGGTGGCGGTGAGCCGCAGCGCCGACGACCTGACCCGCCTGCAGCGCGAGACCGGCTGTCTGCCGGTGGTGGCCGACCTGGAGACGGTGGAGGGGGTGCAGCAGGCCGTTCGGGCCGCTGGAGCCATTGACCTGCTGGTGAACAACGCGGGCATTGCGCTGCTGGAACCGTTTCTGGAGGCCACCCCGGAAGCGTTCGACCGGACCATGGCCGTCAACGTGCGGGCCGCGCTGCTGCTCGGGCAGGCGGTGGCCCGCGACCTGATCACCCGGTCGTCGCCCGGCGCCATCGTGAACGTGTCGAGCCAGTCCTCGATGGTGGGGCTGCCGAACCACGCGGCCTACTGCGCGTCCAAGGGCGCCCTGGATCAGCTGACGCGCGTGATGGCCATTGAGCTGGGGCCGCACCGCATCCGGGTCAACGCCGTCAACCCCACGGTCACGCTCACCCCGATGGGCCAGCGGGCCTGGAGCGATCCGGCCCGCAGCGCCCCGATGCTGGCCCGCATCCCGCTGGGCCGCTTTGCTGAGCCGCTGGACGTGGCCCAGGCGGTGGCCTACCTGCTGAGCGACGCCGCCGCCATGATCAACGGCGTGACGCTTCCGGTGGACGGCGGCTTTCTGACCTCCTGAACCGCTCAGGCAGCGTTTCCCTTCAGGTGTACTTGAGCGCTTCCATCAGTTCTTCGATCAGGTCGGCGGCGTCCCCGCGTTCGTGGGCGGTGGAGATGTGCGCCTCCAGGTGCCCGCGCAGCACCACCTCCCCGGCTCCGGACAGCGCGCCCTGTACGGCCTTGATCTGGCGCAGCACGTCCACACAGTAGACGTGCGGATCGTCCAGCATCCGGACGATGCTCTCCAGATGGCCCCGGGCGATGGCCAGCCGGCGCGACGCACGCTTGCGGGCCTCCTCCGGCATGCACAGGTGGGCGTGATCGGCACCCGCCTCGGGGGTGGGCGCGTGGGCCTTGGCGGCGGGCGTCACCCGACCCTACTGCCGGACCTGAGCGGTGTAGCCCTCTTCGCTGACGGCCGACAGCAGCGCCTGCACGTCCGGCTCGCCCTGGACGGTGGCCCGCCCGGTCTGAAGGTCCACTTCGGCGTCCTGAACGCCGGGAACGCGCTTGAGGGCCTTGGTGACAGCTGCCTGGCAGTGTCCACAGGTCATGCCGCTGATGTTCAGTTCCGTGCTCATGTCCATAGGCTATACCCTCCCACCGGGGGTGTCAATCCGGAGGAGGGCCCACCGGTGGGCGTAACCCATACATTCGTTCTCAACGGGCATCTTGACCTTGACCTTTCCAGCCTCTGGGCATATCCTTCGGGCATATCCCCCAGGGGGGGATAAGGAGCGGAGATGACGAAGACACTGGAACTCGGCGTGCAGGGCATGACCTGCGCCAGTTGTGTGGGCCGGGTGGAACGCGGCTTGAAACGGGTGGAGGGGGTGGACGACGTGGCGGTGAACCTCGCCACCGAGCGGGCCACCGTGCAGTACGACCCGGCTCGGACCTCACCCCAGACCCTGCTCGACACCGTCCGGGACGTGGGGTACGAACCGGTGCTCAGCGCCCTGGAATTCGGGGTGCAGGGCATGACCTGCGCCAACTGTGTGGGCCGGGTGGAGCGGGCGCTGAAGAAGATGGACGGCGTGGTGTCGGCCAGCGTCAATCTGGCCACCGAGCGGGCCACCGTCCAGTACCTGCCGGCGGCGGTCGGTCCGGGCGACCTGAAGGCGGCGGTGCGCGACAGCGGGTACAGCGTGCTCGACGCCCCGGCCGGGCAGGACCGCAGCGATCAGGAGCAGGCGCTCAGAGACGCACACCTTTCCGAGCTGCTCGGCGCGGTGCGCTTCAGCGCCGTGTTCGCGGTGCCGCTGCTGCTGCTCGCCATGCTGCCGATGCTGTCCCTGTCCGCAGAGATGTGGCTGATGGAGCGCCTGGGCCCGGCCCTGAACTGGGTGATGCTGGCCCTGGCCCTGCCGGTCCAGTTCGGCCCGGGCCGCCGCTTCTACCGGCTGGGCTGGACCGCCCTGCGCCACCGGTCGCCAGACATGAACAGCCTCGTGATGATCGGGACGAGCGCCGCGTTCTTCTACAGCCTGCTGGTCACGCTGGCGCCCGGCATCTTCCCGCCCGGCACCGCCCACGTGTACTACGAGGCCTCGGCAGTGGTCATCACCCTGATTCTGCTGGGCAAGTACCTGGAGGCGCTGGCCCGGGGCCGCTCCAGCGAGGCGATGAAGCGGCTGCTGGGCCTGCAGCCGAAGGTGGCGCGGGTGGTGCGGGACGGCGCCGAGCTGGAACTGCCCACCGACGAGGTGCAACGCGCGGACCTGGTGTCGGTGCGCCCCGGGGAGCGGGTGCCGGTGGACGGGGAGGTCGTGTCGGGGCGCAGCTACCTCGACGAGAGCATGATCACCGGCGAGCCGATGCCGGTGCTGAAAGAGCCGGGAGACAGCGTGGTGGGCGGCACCATCAACCAGAATGGCGCGCTGGTGTTCCGCGCCACCCGCATCGGGGCCGAGACAGCCCTGGCCCAGATCATCCGGATGGTGGAGCACGCCCAGGGCAGCAAGCCGCCGATTCAGGGGCTGGCGGACCGGGTGGTGCGGGTGTTCGTGCCGGTGGTGCTGGGCATCGCGGCGCTGACGTTCCTGGCGTGGCTGCTGTTCGGAGGGCCGCAGGCGCTCAGCTCCGCGCTGGTGAACACGGTGGCGGTGCTGATCATCGCCTGCCCCTGCGCCATGGGGCTGGCCACGCCGGTCAGCGTCATGGTCGGCACCGGCAAGGCCGCCGAACTGGGCGTGCTGTTCCGGACCGGCGCGGCGCTGGAAGGGCTGCACGCGGTGCAGGTGGTGGCGCTCGACAAGACCGGCACCCTGACCGAGGGGCGCCCGCAGCTGACCGACCTGGTGCTGACCTCCACGCTGGAACGCGCCGAGGTGCTGAGCCTGGTCGCCTCCGCCGAGGCGCAGAGCGAGCACCCGCTGGGCCGCGCCATCGTCGAGGCGGCCGGTCGGGAGGGCTTGCCGCTGGAGCCGGCGCAGTACTTTGAGGCGGTTCCCGGCTACGGCCTGGCCGCCACGATCGGAGGCCGCCTGGTGAACGTGGGCGCCGACCGGTACATGCAGCAGCTCGGCCTGGATGTGGACCCTGTGGCGCTGCAGGCAGCTCAGCTGGGCCAGGCGGGCCGGACTCCGCTCTACGCGGCCATTGACGGTCAGCTGGCAGCGCTCCTGGCGGTGGCCGACCCGGTCAAGGCGGGCAGCGCCGAGGCGGTCCGTGCGCTGAAGGCCCAGGGGGTGCAGGTGGCCATGATCACCGGGGACAACGCCCGCACCGCCCAGGCGATCGCGGAGCCGCTGGGCATCGATCAGGTGCTGGCCGAGGTGCTGCCCGGCGGCAAGAGCGACGCGGTGCAGCGGTTGCAGGCCGCCGGCCAGCGGGTGGCGTTCGTGGGGGACGGGATCAACGACGCGCCGGCCCTGGCCCGCGCGGATGTGGGGCTGGCCATCGGGACCGGCACTGACGTGGCCGTGGAGACCGCCGACGTGGTCCTGATGAGCGGCGACCTGCGCGGTGTGCCAAACGCCATCGCGCTCAGCCGCGCCACCCTGCGCAACATCCGGCTGAACCTGTTCTGGGCCTTTGCCTATAACGTCCTGCTGATTCCGGTGGCGGCAGGCGTTCTGGCTCCCGCGCTGGGCTGGCAGCTGAGCCCGGTGCTGGCCGCCGCCGCCATGGGCTTTTCCAGCGTGTTCGTGCTGAGCAATGCCCTGCGGCTGCGCCGGTTCCGGCCACCGGTTCAGCCGGGCCCGCTGGACCGGCCGGCCACGGCCCGGCCCTCCGGCAGCCGCCAGCTGACTTAATCCCTCTGGGGTGTCCGGGCGAGGTCCGTGCAGTGGACCTCGCCCGGACGTTTGTTTGGACCCGGCGTCGAGGCAGACAACGCCGGGAATTTCCTGGGGGGTTCCTTGGTTCGGGCCGGCAGGCCCCTGCTGGCGCCCTCACTGGTCAAGTGTTGCCGGCGGAGCGGGGCCACTGGGATGGCGGGCCGGGTTCCCCCCCGTGCCATCCCGGCGTGGCTGCGTGTAAGAAATTCGTCATAAGTGCTCCATCAAACTGATGAACGGCCCCCCGTGCCACCAGTTTCCCGTCGCCTTCTCTGCTTCATCTTCAGGAGAAACTATGCCCCGCATTTCCGCACTGCCTGTGGCTGTGCCCCTGGCCACGCTCGCCTTGCTGGTCGGCTGTGGCAACCCGGCACCTCCGGCGTACTCGCCGCCTCTGTCGCTGCAGGCCCTGAGCATGGGCAGCGCCAAGAAGTACGCGTTCATTCATACGCTCAGCATCCCGTCCACGCTCACCCTCAGTGCGCTTCAGAGCAGTTCCGGAGGCAGGGTCCTGGAGTTCTATCCGGATCTGGGCAGCGCCATCGTGGCCAACAATGTGGCAGCCCGGCAGCCCTATGACGTGACCGTGGAGTCCAACACCACCCGGCTGAAGATCGGGGATGCCCGGATGCAGGGGTTCAACGCCTGGTCCAGCGGCTTCAATGCCTGGTCGAGCGGCTTCACCGCGTGGTCCAGCGGCTTCACCACCTGGAGCACGGGCAACAGCGCCCTGGCCACCACCTTCACCGAGAATATGGACGACTGGAACGCCATTCAGCTGTCGGGCGCCCAGGCGCTGGTGCCGGAACTGGGCCAGGGCATCAAGGTCGCCGTGCTCGACACGGGCCTGGATCTGAATCATCCGGCCTTCTCAGGGCACGTGGACACCGCCAACATGTACGACTTCGTGGCCGGCACCCCGACGCCTCAGGACGTCAGCAACGGCACCAGTTCCGGCTCTGAGGGCTACGGCCACGGCACGGCCGTCGCTTCACTGGTGCTGCAGATTGCCCCGAAAGCCACCATCCTGCCGCTGCGGGTCCTGGACACCAACGGGTGCGGCGACATCCAGACCATCGCCAACGCCATCAGTTATGCCGTCAGCGCGGGCGCCAAGGTCATCAACCTGTCGCTGGGCTCCACCACGGACGTCTGGGCCCTGAACAGCGCCATCCAGTCGGCCATCAGCCGGGGCGTAACGGTGGTGGCTGCCGCCGGCAACAGCGGGGATACCAACGTCCTCTATCCGGCCCGCAACGCGCTGGCCAACGGCAACAACCTGCAGGCCTATGGCTCGGTCAGCGTCGGCAGCGTCACCAACTCGCTGACGAAGTCGGCGTTCAGCACGTATGGCAGCTATCTGGAGCTGACGGCGCCCGGCGAGGGGCTCAAGACCGCCTTCCCCAACAACCAGACCGTGCTGGCCACCGGCACCTCCTTTTCCACCCCCGTGGTGTCCGGGGCGCTGGCGCTGGCGCTGTCTGCGGGCGTGCCCAGCGCCAACCGGTACGATGTCTCGGCCCTGCTGAACGCCCTGGACAGCACCGCCACCCTAAACAACGATTCGACCTACCGGCTGGGGTACGGTACCCTCAATCTCACCGCGTTTATTCACAAGTACCGCTAAGGAGATTCCAATGTCCCTGTCTCTATCCAATCGCCTTGCGGCCGGCCTGAGTCTGCTGCTGCTGACCGGCTGCGGCAGCGTCGCACCTACACAGCTTCATCCTCTGGCGTTGCCGTCTGGTCAATACAGCACTGCCGAGGCCACCGGCAAGATCGGGGCCTGGGCCAGCGGCAAGATCGGCGCGTGGGCCAGCGGGTCCACCGCCAGCACCCTGCCCAGCGGCGTACCCAACACCTTCACCGACAACCTGGCCGCCTGGAACATGGTGCAGCTGTCTGCCGCGCAGGTGGCCGCGCCGCACCTGGGCGCCGGCATCAAGGTGGCGGTCATCGATACCGGCCTGGACCTGAGCCACCCCGCATTCCAGGGCCACCTGGCCCCGGCCGCCGACCAGTACGACTTCCTCGACAACGATACCTCCCCTGCCGAGCGCGGTAGCCCGGCGGACCTCGCGTACGGCCATGGCACGGCCATCGCTTCGCTGGTGCTGCAGGTCGCGCCGAAGGCCACCATCATGCCGCTGCGGGTCATTGCCCCGAACGGCCTCGCCACCCCCTCGGTGGTGGCCAGCGCCGTCAACTGGGCGGTGCAGCACGGGGCGACCGTCATCAACCTGTCGGTGGTGTCGAGCGTCGACTCGGCCCTGACGGACGCCCTGCGCGCCGCGGCGGCCAAGGGAGTGTACCTGGTGATGGCGGCGGGCAACGAGGGCGTGGCACCCCCAATGTACCCGGCCCGGTCCAGCGCGCAGGCCACCACCCTGGGCCAGTACGCCCTGAGCGTGGGCAGCCTGGAGCTGAGCACCACCAAATCCGACTTTTCCAACTACGGCACTCAGCTGTCGCTGCTGGCGCCGGGTCGCCTGATGACCACCGCCTATCCCGGCAGCCAGTTTGCCCAGGCCACCGGCACGTCGTTCGCCGCCCCGGTGGTGTCGGGCGTGCTGGCGCTGGCGCTGGGCGAGCCGCTGTCTACCACCAACCGCACGCAGCTCGTCAGCCGCATCGTGGGCTCCGCCCGGGATGTCAGCGCTGCCAATGCCGCCTACAAGGTCGGCAGCATGCCCTTCAACCTGATCAGTGCCGCGAACTTCCTGAACACCCTGCGCTGAACCCTGAAATGGACGTCGGACCCGGCAGGTATGCCGGGTCCGCCTATTTGGTGCCGCGGGCCTTCAGACCACCACGGTGTTGCGCGTCTGCTTGGCCCGGTACAGCTTGAAATCCGCCGCCGAAACGAGCTTCTCGTAATCCCTGGTCTGGTCGTTGACCGCAGCTCCCGCCGACACCGACACGTGCAGCCCCGGCGCCACCTGATCCCAGGGATGGCTGTGGACTGCTACCCTTAGCCGTTCAATATGGCGGGCGGCCTGCTCCAGCGTGGTGTCGGGCAGCAGCAGCAGAAACTCCTCGCCGCCGTACCGGGCAGCGGCCTGCTGGCCACTCAGGCTTTCCGTCAGCAGGCGGCCCACTTGCCGGATCACCTCGTCGCCCACCGGATGCGAGTAGCGGTCGTTGACCTGCTTGAAGTGGTCGATGTCGATCATGGCCACCGCCATCGTGGCCCCCCGGAGCCGGTGGTCCTCGTAGGCCCGCTGCAACAGCGTCTCGATGTGCCGGCGGTTGTACAGGCCCGAAAGCGCGTCCTCCCGCACCTGCCGCTCCAGCAGGTCGGCCTGTTCCTGCAACGCGACCAGCAGGCTGCTCTTCTCACGGTTGGCCCGTTCCAGCGCCACGTTCGCGTTCGCCAGTTCCAGCGTCCGCAGGCGGTACAGTTCGGCCTCCGACTGGGCCCGTTCCACCTCGAACTGCATCAGCAGCGCCTCGTTGCGGTGGGCGGTCAGCTGCTCATTCAGCGCTCGGTCCACATCGCGTTCCACCTCCAGGTGCCGCATCGCCTCATCGAAGGCGCCCCGGGCCTTGTGCATGCCGGCCAGTTCGTGGTGCACGCGCACCAGCATCTCCTTGATGTCCAGACGCTCGGCCACCTCGCGCACCTCGCCCAGGGCCTGCGCGGCCTCGTCGGTACGTCCCTGCCGGGTCAGGCTGTGCGCCTGAAACAGCCGCATCCAGCCGTAGGCATCCGGGGCATCAATGCCGGAGCGCCGCAGCGTCTCCAGCGCTTCATCGTGCAGCACAATGGCCCGCTTCAGCTCGCCGGTGCCGTCCAGCGCCCGCCCCACCACCGAGCACGACACCGCCTCCAGCACCGGATTGCCGGCGGCGCGGGCGGCCTCCACCGCCTGCCGGCCCACCTGCTGCGCCAGGGCATACTCCCCAAGTTCCACCAGATTATCCGCCATGTTGTACAGGCAGTTGGCCTGACCCGGCAGGTTTCCGCTCTGCTGATGCAGGGCGAGCGCCTGTTCGAAATAGCCGAGGGCGGAACGCCGGTCCCCCATGCGGGCCGCCGTGACCACCCCCAGGTTGCCCAGGGCGTTGGCCTGTCCGCTCGCGTCCTCCAGGCGACGCGACAGCTCCAGGCTCTCCAGCAGGTACTGGGTGGCCTTCTCGGTGTTGAACAGGTCCTTGTAGAGCCAGGCCAGCAGGTTCTTGCAGTCGCGTTCCAGTGCGAGGTCACTGCCGGGCGTCTGAAGATTCAGGGCGCGGTTCAGGCGGTGGAGGGCGCTGCGCGGGTCGCCGGTCCGCAGGTCGGAAAACGCCAGGGTGCGCAGGCTGGCCATCACGCCCGGCGGATGATCGTGCTGCTCGGCCAGCGCCAGGGCGTCCTGAGCCTCCCGTTTGCTGCGCTCGGGGTCGGTCTGCCGGCAGTCCCAGGCCGAGGTGTTCAACGTCTGCAGATGCTCCAGCACCGCCGGCGGCACCACCACCCGGCGCACCGTCGAGGTCGCCTCGCGGCCCAGATCGCCGTCCGGGTCCAGGCGGGGCGCGACGGCCGCCAGCCCGCTGTCGTTGACCATCTCCAGGAACGCCCGCGTCAGGTCCGGGTCGAAGTGGCGGCCCGACTGCGCGAGGATTTCGGCGCGGGCGGCCTCCACCGTCCACGCGGCCTTGTAGGGGCGTTCGGTGGTGAGCGCGTCCCAGACGTCGGCAAGCGAGACGATCCGGGCCGACAGGGGAATGTCCTGGCCGCTGAGGCCATGGGGATACCCGCTGCCGTCCCAGCGCTCGTGGTGATGCAGGGCAATTTCCTCGGCCATCCGCAGCAGCCGGGTGGTGCTGCCCTGCAGCATCCGCGCGCCAATGGTGGTGTGCAGCTGCATGATCTCGAATTCCGTGTTGGTCAGTTTGCCGACTTTCAGCAGCACCGCGTCCGGCACGCCGATCTTGCCGATGTCATGCAGGCGCGACGACAGGCGGATCAGCTCCACCTGATCGGTGGGCAGCCCAATCTGCATCGCGAGGTGGGCGGCCAGCTCTGACACGCGCAGGGTGTGGCTGCCGGTCTTGTCGTCGCGGTACTCGGCCGCGATGCCCAGGCGGACCACCACCTCCTGGTGGGCCGTTTCCAGCTCCCGGGTCCGCTGGAGCACCTCCGCCTCGGCCTGCTGGCGGGCCTCCTGCGCGGCCTCGTTCAGCAGCCGGTAGGCCTCCGCCTGGTGGGTGGCGCGCTCCATCTCCAGCTGCCGGGCCAGGTCCTCCACCTTCTGCTCGTGTTCCTCCTGCCGCACCCGCCGTTCCAGCTGCAGCGCCTCCCGCAGCGGCGCAGCGGCTCGCTCCGGCTGGCCCGCCCGCAGGTATGCCTCGGCCAGCACCTCGCACACTGCCAGGGTCGTTTTGGGATTGTCGGCCGCCGTGGCGAGGGCCAGCGCCGCCTCCAGGTGGCCCACGGCGACCTCCGGCTGCTCCAGTTCCAGCCGGCCCAGGTTGAGCAGGGCGTTCAGTTCGCTCGGCCCGGCCCCCAGCCGCCGCGCCAGGTCCAGGGCGTCCAGGCACATCCGGCGGGCCAGGTCCGTCTGGCCCGAGGCGCGGTACACCTGCGCCAGGGTATCGAGCAGCTCGGCCTCGTCCTGCAGCCGGTTGTGCGCCTGCGCCAGCGCCAGGGCGCGGCACAGCTGCTGCAGCGCCTCCTCCAGCTGTCCGCTGTCCTTGTAGGTCAGGCCCAGGCCGGTGAGCCCGGCGATCTCGTTGGCGACGTGCCCGGCCTGCAACGATTCCTCGATGCCCAGCTGGAAGTACTGGATGGCCCGCGGATAATCCGACAGGTCGTGGTACAGGTTGCCGACATTGGTCAGGCAGGCGCTGGCGAGGGCGTGCATCGGCAGGCCGCTGTGAATGATGTGATCGAAACAGGCGAGCAGGTGTTCCAGCGCGACGTGATAACGGCCGGCACTCAGGGCGATCAGC encodes:
- a CDS encoding glucose 1-dehydrogenase, which translates into the protein MTVFDFGGRRALVTGAGKGIGREIAALLATCGAEVVAVSRSADDLTRLQRETGCLPVVADLETVEGVQQAVRAAGAIDLLVNNAGIALLEPFLEATPEAFDRTMAVNVRAALLLGQAVARDLITRSSPGAIVNVSSQSSMVGLPNHAAYCASKGALDQLTRVMAIELGPHRIRVNAVNPTVTLTPMGQRAWSDPARSAPMLARIPLGRFAEPLDVAQAVAYLLSDAAAMINGVTLPVDGGFLTS
- a CDS encoding metal-sensitive transcriptional regulator; translated protein: MPEEARKRASRRLAIARGHLESIVRMLDDPHVYCVDVLRQIKAVQGALSGAGEVVLRGHLEAHISTAHERGDAADLIEELMEALKYT
- a CDS encoding CopZ family metallochaperone translates to MSTELNISGMTCGHCQAAVTKALKRVPGVQDAEVDLQTGRATVQGEPDVQALLSAVSEEGYTAQVRQ
- a CDS encoding heavy metal translocating P-type ATPase — translated: MTKTLELGVQGMTCASCVGRVERGLKRVEGVDDVAVNLATERATVQYDPARTSPQTLLDTVRDVGYEPVLSALEFGVQGMTCANCVGRVERALKKMDGVVSASVNLATERATVQYLPAAVGPGDLKAAVRDSGYSVLDAPAGQDRSDQEQALRDAHLSELLGAVRFSAVFAVPLLLLAMLPMLSLSAEMWLMERLGPALNWVMLALALPVQFGPGRRFYRLGWTALRHRSPDMNSLVMIGTSAAFFYSLLVTLAPGIFPPGTAHVYYEASAVVITLILLGKYLEALARGRSSEAMKRLLGLQPKVARVVRDGAELELPTDEVQRADLVSVRPGERVPVDGEVVSGRSYLDESMITGEPMPVLKEPGDSVVGGTINQNGALVFRATRIGAETALAQIIRMVEHAQGSKPPIQGLADRVVRVFVPVVLGIAALTFLAWLLFGGPQALSSALVNTVAVLIIACPCAMGLATPVSVMVGTGKAAELGVLFRTGAALEGLHAVQVVALDKTGTLTEGRPQLTDLVLTSTLERAEVLSLVASAEAQSEHPLGRAIVEAAGREGLPLEPAQYFEAVPGYGLAATIGGRLVNVGADRYMQQLGLDVDPVALQAAQLGQAGRTPLYAAIDGQLAALLAVADPVKAGSAEAVRALKAQGVQVAMITGDNARTAQAIAEPLGIDQVLAEVLPGGKSDAVQRLQAAGQRVAFVGDGINDAPALARADVGLAIGTGTDVAVETADVVLMSGDLRGVPNAIALSRATLRNIRLNLFWAFAYNVLLIPVAAGVLAPALGWQLSPVLAAAAMGFSSVFVLSNALRLRRFRPPVQPGPLDRPATARPSGSRQLT
- a CDS encoding S8 family peptidase, which encodes MPRISALPVAVPLATLALLVGCGNPAPPAYSPPLSLQALSMGSAKKYAFIHTLSIPSTLTLSALQSSSGGRVLEFYPDLGSAIVANNVAARQPYDVTVESNTTRLKIGDARMQGFNAWSSGFNAWSSGFTAWSSGFTTWSTGNSALATTFTENMDDWNAIQLSGAQALVPELGQGIKVAVLDTGLDLNHPAFSGHVDTANMYDFVAGTPTPQDVSNGTSSGSEGYGHGTAVASLVLQIAPKATILPLRVLDTNGCGDIQTIANAISYAVSAGAKVINLSLGSTTDVWALNSAIQSAISRGVTVVAAAGNSGDTNVLYPARNALANGNNLQAYGSVSVGSVTNSLTKSAFSTYGSYLELTAPGEGLKTAFPNNQTVLATGTSFSTPVVSGALALALSAGVPSANRYDVSALLNALDSTATLNNDSTYRLGYGTLNLTAFIHKYR
- a CDS encoding S8 family peptidase, with protein sequence MSLSLSNRLAAGLSLLLLTGCGSVAPTQLHPLALPSGQYSTAEATGKIGAWASGKIGAWASGSTASTLPSGVPNTFTDNLAAWNMVQLSAAQVAAPHLGAGIKVAVIDTGLDLSHPAFQGHLAPAADQYDFLDNDTSPAERGSPADLAYGHGTAIASLVLQVAPKATIMPLRVIAPNGLATPSVVASAVNWAVQHGATVINLSVVSSVDSALTDALRAAAAKGVYLVMAAGNEGVAPPMYPARSSAQATTLGQYALSVGSLELSTTKSDFSNYGTQLSLLAPGRLMTTAYPGSQFAQATGTSFAAPVVSGVLALALGEPLSTTNRTQLVSRIVGSARDVSAANAAYKVGSMPFNLISAANFLNTLR
- a CDS encoding tetratricopeptide repeat protein, with amino-acid sequence MTGPVADPQQGSRDAPSWSELPGEAQTAVPATLDGLVARMVQHDEVQEYQAVVGLEEEALRLVGAPASERALVLNLLAKAHFFLGHTDDAVRLTELEAAVCAEANDQEGHAKSLNNLGLIALSAGRYHVALEHLLACFDHIIHSGLPMHALASACLTNVGNLYHDLSDYPRAIQYFQLGIEESLQAGHVANEIAGLTGLGLTYKDSGQLEEALQQLCRALALAQAHNRLQDEAELLDTLAQVYRASGQTDLARRMCLDALDLARRLGAGPSELNALLNLGRLELEQPEVAVGHLEAALALATAADNPKTTLAVCEVLAEAYLRAGQPERAAAPLREALQLERRVRQEEHEQKVEDLARQLEMERATHQAEAYRLLNEAAQEARQQAEAEVLQRTRELETAHQEVVVRLGIAAEYRDDKTGSHTLRVSELAAHLAMQIGLPTDQVELIRLSSRLHDIGKIGVPDAVLLKVGKLTNTEFEIMQLHTTIGARMLQGSTTRLLRMAEEIALHHHERWDGSGYPHGLSGQDIPLSARIVSLADVWDALTTERPYKAAWTVEAARAEILAQSGRHFDPDLTRAFLEMVNDSGLAAVAPRLDPDGDLGREATSTVRRVVVPPAVLEHLQTLNTSAWDCRQTDPERSKREAQDALALAEQHDHPPGVMASLRTLAFSDLRTGDPRSALHRLNRALNLQTPGSDLALERDCKNLLAWLYKDLFNTEKATQYLLESLELSRRLEDASGQANALGNLGVVTAARMGDRRSALGYFEQALALHQQSGNLPGQANCLYNMADNLVELGEYALAQQVGRQAVEAARAAGNPVLEAVSCSVVGRALDGTGELKRAIVLHDEALETLRRSGIDAPDAYGWMRLFQAHSLTRQGRTDEAAQALGEVREVAERLDIKEMLVRVHHELAGMHKARGAFDEAMRHLEVERDVDRALNEQLTAHRNEALLMQFEVERAQSEAELYRLRTLELANANVALERANREKSSLLVALQEQADLLERQVREDALSGLYNRRHIETLLQRAYEDHRLRGATMAVAMIDIDHFKQVNDRYSHPVGDEVIRQVGRLLTESLSGQQAAARYGGEEFLLLLPDTTLEQAARHIERLRVAVHSHPWDQVAPGLHVSVSAGAAVNDQTRDYEKLVSAADFKLYRAKQTRNTVVV